Proteins encoded together in one Rossellomorea sp. y25 window:
- the yiaA gene encoding inner membrane protein YiaA yields the protein MSEFNENPLMKSDETKPKIKVERKEGEPTAAFKGASWAAFVVGASAYLIGLFNASMELNEKGYYFAVLIFGLYAAVSLQKAVRDKEEDIPVSGIYYGLSWFAVIVAISLMAIGLYNAGSIILSEKGFYGMSFVLCLFAAITIQKNIRDTQWARERE from the coding sequence ATGTCTGAGTTTAATGAAAACCCGTTAATGAAGAGCGATGAAACGAAACCAAAGATCAAGGTGGAAAGAAAAGAAGGGGAACCGACTGCCGCCTTTAAAGGGGCGAGCTGGGCGGCCTTTGTAGTAGGTGCTTCCGCTTATCTGATCGGCCTGTTCAATGCTTCGATGGAACTGAATGAGAAGGGGTATTACTTTGCGGTATTGATTTTCGGACTGTATGCAGCAGTATCCCTTCAAAAAGCGGTAAGGGACAAAGAAGAGGATATCCCGGTTTCCGGCATCTATTATGGGCTCAGCTGGTTTGCCGTCATTGTGGCCATTTCCTTGATGGCGATCGGACTTTATAATGCGGGGAGTATCATTTTAAGCGAAAAAGGATTTTACGGTATGTCATTTGTTCTTTGTCTGTTTGCTGCCATCACCATTCAGAAAAATATCCGGGATACGCAGTGGGCCAGAGAAAGGGAATAA
- a CDS encoding MFS transporter, with protein sequence MQETVLTKQQWFLIFTLSLLTFVLGTSEFVIVGILTEISSSLHITNAKAGTLVSAFAITFAIATPVVMSATSHFPKRKWMLFLIGSFIILNALCVISTSYVMLLVLRMLTAIVTGVSISLAMTIASEAIPVTKRGVAISFVFGGFTLANVIGVPIGTVIAEWYDWHATFLLTTILGVVAFLASFMNLPSKLSQYRSSMRDQFSLLTHPRILMAFFIPALGFGATYAVFTYLVPILNMMGAPGSSISLILFAYGFISIFSNILAGKIASHNAIGRLRFVFLIQAFVLMGLYFTTGHFVVGLINIGLMSLMAILLTTSTQLYLIDLAGVYQPKATGLAASLMPVASNVGIAMGSALGGLVYHQGPLLNVTLVGGVVALGASLLTFLSHRLDRKHATSA encoded by the coding sequence ATGCAAGAGACTGTATTAACCAAACAACAGTGGTTTCTTATCTTCACGCTTAGTTTACTAACTTTTGTTCTCGGCACAAGCGAGTTTGTCATCGTGGGGATCTTAACGGAGATTTCCTCGAGCCTTCATATAACCAACGCAAAGGCAGGTACGCTTGTGTCAGCGTTTGCGATTACCTTTGCCATCGCCACCCCGGTCGTCATGTCTGCAACAAGCCATTTTCCTAAGCGGAAATGGATGTTGTTTTTGATAGGGTCGTTTATCATCCTGAATGCATTGTGTGTGATTTCGACGAGCTACGTCATGCTGCTTGTCCTTCGAATGCTGACAGCCATCGTCACAGGCGTTTCGATTTCCCTTGCCATGACGATCGCCAGCGAAGCGATTCCAGTAACGAAACGGGGAGTGGCCATTTCCTTCGTTTTCGGCGGGTTTACTCTGGCAAACGTGATCGGAGTACCCATCGGTACCGTCATCGCGGAGTGGTACGACTGGCATGCCACGTTCCTGTTAACGACGATTCTTGGTGTGGTTGCCTTTTTGGCCTCTTTCATGAATTTGCCGAGTAAGCTCAGTCAATACCGCAGTTCCATGCGTGATCAGTTTTCGTTGTTGACCCACCCGCGGATCTTGATGGCTTTCTTCATCCCGGCTCTTGGATTCGGTGCAACCTATGCGGTCTTTACGTATCTTGTCCCGATTCTGAACATGATGGGCGCACCGGGCAGCTCCATCAGCTTGATCCTGTTTGCCTACGGTTTCATCTCGATTTTCAGTAACATACTGGCCGGAAAGATTGCCAGCCACAATGCCATCGGACGCCTTCGATTCGTTTTCCTTATCCAGGCCTTTGTCCTGATGGGATTGTACTTTACCACCGGCCATTTCGTCGTCGGATTGATCAACATTGGACTGATGTCCCTGATGGCGATTCTGCTCACCACCTCGACCCAGCTTTACTTGATCGACCTAGCCGGTGTGTATCAGCCGAAAGCGACAGGACTCGCCGCTTCCTTGATGCCCGTTGCAAGCAATGTCGGCATCGCCATGGGATCGGCACTCGGAGGGCTTGTCTACCATCAAGGCCCATTATTGAATGTGACACTTGTCGGCGGGGTCGTTGCACTTGGTGCGAGTCTGTTGACCTTCTTGAGTCATCGCTTGGACCGGAAGCACGCCACATCGGCTTAA
- a CDS encoding ABC transporter substrate-binding protein, which translates to MENKLLTLWRYYPSGSIRVEEISETLQLSHKQTTRYLKKWDKEGWIAFTPGRGRGNVSTLLWKKDVEEEFEEEVVKLLDEEPIETSSKYLMYNWSTDSKMRLMNKFHSKLGFVKESKDKLIVPKRYPFFSIHPLEAADVLSAHLVANVFNRLVSLTEEGDILPELAHSWDASSAKLRLYVKKDIQFHDGSLLTAKDVVHCLEQLRTCPHYQDLWEPVERIEAKAPLIIDIHHPGGCSYILPMLSMMCASIYKENKGRTFGTGCFSIEENTDAKTTLAAFKEHFQERPLLDAVEFVQVPKDFKGIYHSHIEESQSSSVEVESDSGFGIVVMNAVPGRDSQIQRKAVRDYLHWVIAKNRHTLRDLDPRLTPNGKSILIGQDQSMTIPEAERPLFKEPIVIRCANHTAKTTEWLVEVFEKEGIPVDVKWFSFADTLKRQPETFHVDLFVHGEIFESNQNFSFYHFLKNGYSPLYPLFEKDSTWKSRLEEYRQTSFEDWTALNMELENRLMRESIMIPLYYEKRYIPFSTDIMNIEIKHFGYVDFSKLWVRPEI; encoded by the coding sequence GTGGAGAATAAATTACTAACCCTTTGGCGGTACTATCCATCAGGCAGCATCCGAGTGGAGGAAATCTCTGAAACCCTGCAATTGAGCCACAAGCAGACGACCCGTTATTTGAAAAAATGGGATAAAGAAGGCTGGATTGCCTTTACACCGGGACGCGGACGGGGAAATGTATCGACACTTCTATGGAAGAAAGATGTGGAGGAAGAGTTCGAAGAGGAAGTCGTAAAGCTCCTGGACGAGGAACCAATTGAGACTAGCAGCAAGTATCTCATGTACAACTGGTCAACCGACAGCAAGATGAGGCTGATGAATAAATTCCACAGTAAGCTCGGATTTGTGAAAGAGTCCAAAGATAAGCTGATCGTGCCGAAGAGATATCCCTTTTTCTCTATCCACCCATTGGAGGCAGCCGATGTCCTCAGCGCCCATCTAGTGGCAAACGTATTCAACCGCCTCGTCTCCCTCACAGAAGAAGGGGACATCCTCCCGGAACTTGCACACAGCTGGGACGCTTCATCTGCGAAACTGCGACTATATGTAAAAAAGGACATCCAATTCCACGACGGTTCCCTCCTGACGGCAAAGGATGTTGTCCATTGTCTCGAACAGCTTCGGACATGCCCTCATTATCAAGATCTTTGGGAACCAGTCGAAAGGATCGAGGCAAAGGCCCCCCTCATCATCGATATCCATCACCCCGGGGGCTGCAGCTACATCCTCCCCATGCTCAGCATGATGTGTGCGAGCATTTATAAAGAAAACAAGGGACGGACCTTCGGGACTGGATGCTTTTCCATCGAGGAGAATACAGATGCTAAGACAACTCTCGCTGCCTTTAAAGAGCACTTTCAGGAGAGGCCGCTCCTCGATGCTGTAGAATTTGTCCAGGTGCCGAAAGATTTCAAAGGAATTTATCATTCTCACATTGAAGAGAGTCAGTCTTCTTCTGTTGAGGTCGAGAGTGACTCGGGCTTCGGGATTGTCGTCATGAATGCCGTTCCGGGACGAGATTCCCAGATTCAAAGAAAAGCCGTACGGGATTATCTGCACTGGGTGATTGCGAAGAACCGCCACACCCTTCGTGACCTCGATCCCCGCCTGACACCGAACGGCAAGAGCATCCTGATCGGACAGGACCAATCCATGACTATCCCGGAGGCAGAACGTCCCTTGTTTAAAGAGCCGATTGTGATCCGTTGTGCCAATCATACAGCGAAAACCACCGAGTGGCTTGTGGAGGTTTTTGAAAAAGAAGGCATTCCAGTCGACGTTAAGTGGTTTTCCTTTGCCGACACCCTGAAGAGGCAGCCCGAGACATTCCATGTGGACCTATTCGTTCACGGAGAAATCTTTGAATCCAACCAGAACTTCTCGTTTTATCACTTTTTGAAAAACGGATATTCGCCTCTTTATCCCCTTTTTGAAAAAGACAGTACGTGGAAGTCCCGTCTGGAGGAATATCGTCAAACATCATTCGAAGACTGGACCGCCTTAAATATGGAGCTGGAGAATAGGCTCATGAGAGAATCCATCATGATTCCACTCTATTACGAGAAACGATACATCCCTTTTTCGACTGACATTATGAACATTGAGATCAAGCATTTTGGATATGTGGACTTTTCGAAGTTGTGGGTGCGGCCGGAGATTTGA
- a CDS encoding MFS transporter: MKWKELPQNIKVRMITSFFNRAVSSAVMPFMALFFAQELNKIWAGIFLIVTVVIGFFINLVGGYISDRFPRKKVLLTTSWLNAMFFFIMTVSLFPKDNLILLFAGAYIGFIITSSLGRPAMHAIIIDSTTPENRKAVYALDYWLVNLSMAIGAALGGLLYLDHQTELFMMLTFTSMTIPVAYGIWLQDNFKDHLQKKHENVFIDLVNNYRIAFRDSAFVKVVAGSTFIFAAEFSLNSYIGIRLAETFKAVNIGDFEIVGVRMLSILNIENMLLVVCLTFIINRYTDRLNKKNALLIGLILYGIGYMAVTSANTWYVLIAFNLIATMGELIYSPIRNAEQANMIPSDKRGSYSAFSNLSFSGADLVARSTIIIGAFLMPTMMSVYIGFIVMLGTVLVYTGLFGGSWVKAKVLDSGVGASGGK; encoded by the coding sequence ATGAAGTGGAAGGAATTACCTCAAAACATAAAAGTACGGATGATCACATCATTCTTTAACCGTGCCGTCTCATCCGCCGTCATGCCGTTCATGGCACTGTTCTTTGCTCAGGAACTGAATAAGATCTGGGCAGGGATCTTCCTGATCGTCACCGTGGTGATCGGGTTTTTCATCAATCTGGTCGGGGGATACATTTCAGACCGCTTTCCCCGGAAGAAAGTCCTGCTGACAACGTCCTGGCTGAACGCCATGTTCTTTTTCATCATGACTGTTAGTCTTTTTCCGAAGGATAACTTGATCCTGCTGTTTGCAGGTGCCTATATCGGGTTCATCATCACGAGCAGCCTGGGCCGTCCTGCAATGCATGCGATTATCATCGATTCGACGACGCCGGAGAACCGTAAAGCCGTCTACGCCTTGGATTACTGGCTCGTCAACCTGTCCATGGCGATCGGTGCGGCCCTAGGGGGACTACTGTATTTGGACCATCAGACAGAGCTATTTATGATGCTGACCTTTACGTCCATGACGATTCCCGTTGCGTATGGGATCTGGCTTCAGGACAACTTCAAGGATCATCTGCAGAAAAAGCACGAGAATGTGTTCATCGATCTCGTGAACAATTACCGGATAGCCTTCAGGGATTCGGCATTCGTGAAAGTGGTGGCAGGGTCCACCTTCATCTTCGCAGCGGAATTCTCCCTGAACAGCTATATCGGGATCCGTTTAGCGGAAACCTTCAAGGCTGTGAACATCGGGGATTTTGAAATCGTCGGAGTCAGGATGCTCAGTATTTTGAACATTGAGAACATGTTGCTCGTCGTCTGCCTCACGTTCATCATCAACCGTTATACAGACCGCCTGAATAAGAAGAACGCCCTCTTGATCGGACTCATCCTGTACGGAATCGGCTATATGGCGGTCACATCCGCCAACACGTGGTACGTCCTGATTGCATTTAATCTGATTGCGACAATGGGGGAACTGATCTACTCCCCGATCCGTAACGCAGAGCAGGCTAATATGATCCCAAGCGATAAGCGGGGCTCCTACTCCGCATTTTCTAACCTGTCCTTCAGCGGGGCGGATCTTGTCGCACGGTCCACGATCATTATCGGTGCCTTCTTGATGCCGACGATGATGAGTGTTTATATCGGTTTCATCGTTATGCTCGGTACCGTTCTTGTTTATACGGGATTGTTTGGCGGAAGCTGGGTAAAGGCGAAAGTGTTGGACAGTGGTGTTGGTGCGAGTGGAGGAAAGTAA
- a CDS encoding GNAT family N-acetyltransferase, protein MRIVSLKEMPKENLVEFFNRHWGSPKMVISSGIYDCAALDGFAYLNEETVIAGLITYVVKDEECEIISLDSLEEKKGIGTSLMKEVEKVAVGSRCKRITLITTNDNLPALKFYQKRGFMISTIHRFAVEKARKVKPEIPMIGIDGIPIRDEIELEKGVTLTDDYT, encoded by the coding sequence ATGAGGATCGTATCACTTAAAGAGATGCCGAAAGAGAACCTGGTTGAATTCTTCAATCGGCATTGGGGCAGTCCGAAGATGGTCATTTCCAGTGGGATCTATGACTGTGCTGCGTTAGACGGCTTTGCCTACCTGAATGAAGAAACCGTAATCGCAGGTTTGATTACATATGTGGTCAAAGACGAAGAATGCGAGATTATTTCCCTTGATAGTTTGGAAGAAAAGAAGGGCATCGGCACCTCCCTGATGAAAGAAGTAGAAAAGGTGGCAGTCGGGAGCCGGTGCAAGCGCATCACGCTGATCACAACCAATGACAATCTGCCGGCACTGAAATTTTACCAAAAGAGGGGCTTCATGATTTCAACTATTCACCGGTTCGCAGTGGAGAAGGCGAGAAAGGTAAAGCCTGAGATCCCTATGATCGGAATTGACGGGATTCCCATTAGAGATGAAATTGAACTGGAGAAGGGGGTGACTCTGACGGATGATTATACTTAA
- a CDS encoding MepB family protein has product MNNFNKALSLVNKLVYEPNQLTLKSVQEEKQNANYGAGTFELASRSVRFRVAKVTPNKVGQFVAFWEKDENDNNQPFTYEKAPDLLVINTFLSNEEWGQFVFPKDILAKQDILKTSAAKGKMAIRVYPSWDTPTSKQAIKTQTWQLPYFVDLSDTNKLPMKKILELYSQ; this is encoded by the coding sequence GTGAACAATTTTAATAAAGCGTTATCTCTTGTAAACAAATTAGTCTATGAACCTAATCAATTAACCTTAAAATCGGTTCAAGAAGAAAAACAAAATGCGAATTACGGAGCTGGTACATTTGAACTGGCTTCTCGTTCAGTTCGATTTAGGGTCGCAAAAGTAACACCTAATAAGGTGGGGCAATTTGTTGCATTTTGGGAAAAAGATGAAAATGATAATAATCAACCATTTACATATGAAAAGGCACCTGACTTGTTGGTCATCAATACCTTTTTGAGTAATGAAGAATGGGGGCAATTTGTTTTCCCGAAAGACATTCTTGCCAAACAAGATATTCTTAAGACGAGTGCTGCGAAAGGGAAAATGGCCATTAGAGTTTACCCTAGTTGGGATACCCCAACCAGCAAACAAGCGATAAAAACTCAAACATGGCAGTTACCCTATTTTGTCGATTTGAGTGATACCAATAAACTGCCCATGAAAAAAATACTGGAACTGTATTCGCAGTAA
- a CDS encoding cysteine hydrolase family protein yields the protein MNQNSALIIVDVQKAFDDPKWGERNNVNAEENISKILKVWRAKGGQVIHIQHTSDHPNSVFYPGNKGFTIKELVSPLEEEVVITKKVNSSFIGTNLEETLNKNHIKTVIITGLTTPHCVSTTTRMSGNLGFNTYLISDATAAFGMKDQDGRYFDPETIHNVSLATLNDEFATILSTEQLLDMLN from the coding sequence GTGAATCAAAACAGTGCATTGATTATAGTGGATGTTCAAAAAGCATTTGATGACCCAAAATGGGGAGAACGAAATAATGTAAATGCAGAAGAGAATATTAGTAAAATACTAAAGGTTTGGAGAGCGAAGGGAGGGCAAGTCATTCATATTCAACACACGTCAGACCATCCGAATTCTGTATTTTATCCCGGCAATAAAGGTTTTACTATAAAGGAATTGGTTAGTCCTCTTGAAGAAGAAGTGGTAATTACCAAGAAAGTGAATAGTAGTTTTATTGGCACCAATTTAGAAGAAACGTTAAATAAAAATCATATTAAAACAGTGATAATAACAGGGTTGACCACTCCTCATTGTGTCTCAACAACGACGAGAATGAGCGGGAATTTAGGCTTTAACACTTACCTAATATCCGATGCCACAGCGGCATTTGGAATGAAAGATCAAGATGGCCGTTATTTTGATCCGGAAACGATACATAACGTGTCTTTAGCTACATTGAATGATGAATTTGCCACCATCCTTTCAACGGAACAATTGTTAGATATGTTGAATTAA
- a CDS encoding metalloregulator ArsR/SmtB family transcription factor produces the protein MTWDKDTIFKALGDSTRRLILDELSDRNELTLYELTARLVMKHNLSISRQAITKHLNLLEDAGLVMSERKGKYRVLMFNKEPLANLLKGWVD, from the coding sequence ATGACTTGGGACAAAGACACTATATTCAAAGCACTTGGCGACTCGACTCGGCGGCTTATCCTGGATGAGCTTTCCGATCGCAACGAGCTGACATTGTATGAACTTACGGCACGCCTCGTTATGAAGCACAACCTTTCCATTTCGCGACAGGCGATCACCAAACATCTAAATCTATTGGAAGATGCAGGACTCGTCATGTCAGAACGGAAGGGTAAATATCGAGTACTTATGTTTAACAAAGAACCACTTGCAAACTTATTGAAAGGATGGGTAGACTAA
- a CDS encoding VOC family protein translates to MKIIITSIFVQDQDKALAFYTDTLDFVKKHDVPTGAHRWITLVSADEQDGTELLLEPNEHPAAKEYQEKLFADGIPVTMFGVSDIRKEYERLVEKGVTFTMEPTVMGEITIAVFDDTCGNLIQMIQQ, encoded by the coding sequence ATGAAAATTATTATAACCAGTATATTCGTTCAAGATCAAGACAAAGCATTAGCGTTTTATACAGACACGCTGGACTTTGTGAAAAAACATGACGTTCCTACAGGAGCACACCGGTGGATTACGCTTGTTTCAGCTGATGAACAAGACGGGACCGAGCTTTTACTTGAACCAAATGAGCACCCGGCTGCGAAAGAGTATCAAGAGAAATTATTCGCAGACGGCATCCCTGTAACGATGTTTGGGGTTTCAGATATTCGCAAAGAGTACGAGCGACTAGTGGAAAAAGGTGTAACGTTTACGATGGAGCCTACCGTCATGGGAGAGATCACGATAGCTGTCTTTGACGATACATGTGGAAACCTTATTCAGATGATACAGCAGTAA
- a CDS encoding ATP-binding protein, which yields MVETVHHLILHVVFILFTILAFQMVTNGSDSNTEGFPFKFFLMNLAILLFTMIFPVVYSSGYVYDFKVVPIILAFLYGGKRAGFSTFTAMLLIGSLTNHVMVFLIVNYAIYSVLLIPLSKWYRKGTWKNKMILISVFYLFIPVTKSLYLLQNNEVRQLPLVASSTLIIWITLILTIYLIENRLEQTRIKTELMKAEKFNVVSQLAASVAHEIRNPMTTVRGFMQLLQRETLTTEQKSFIDISIQELDHAQDVITQYLSLAKPQTEEYEVFSLTDTMNESVDVMSTYAVMNSIKIHKHIETELMIKGIKIEMKQVLLNLLKNAIEAVKENGKITAAATVHKDGRILIVIQDNGAGMTPEQLKVLGRPYYSTKEKGTGLGLTFCYQIVKRLKGEIQVESEQGVGTTFRIYLQG from the coding sequence ATGGTAGAGACTGTCCATCATTTAATTTTGCATGTGGTATTCATCCTATTTACGATTCTTGCTTTTCAGATGGTTACGAATGGATCGGACAGCAATACAGAAGGGTTTCCCTTTAAGTTCTTTCTCATGAATCTTGCTATTTTACTGTTTACAATGATCTTCCCCGTTGTATACTCCAGTGGTTATGTGTACGATTTCAAGGTCGTTCCTATTATCCTTGCCTTTCTCTATGGCGGGAAGAGAGCCGGGTTCAGTACGTTCACCGCCATGCTGTTGATCGGTTCATTGACCAACCATGTAATGGTCTTTTTGATCGTGAATTATGCGATTTATAGTGTACTCCTGATTCCTTTATCGAAATGGTATAGAAAGGGTACCTGGAAGAACAAAATGATCCTGATTTCGGTTTTTTATTTGTTCATCCCGGTTACAAAATCCCTTTATTTACTCCAGAACAATGAAGTACGGCAGCTTCCCCTTGTCGCAAGTTCCACCTTGATCATTTGGATCACGCTGATCCTGACCATTTATCTGATTGAAAACCGACTGGAACAAACCAGGATTAAAACTGAACTCATGAAGGCTGAAAAGTTTAATGTAGTCAGCCAGTTAGCGGCTTCTGTTGCTCATGAAATCCGAAACCCCATGACGACCGTAAGAGGATTCATGCAGCTTCTGCAGAGAGAAACGTTAACGACTGAACAGAAGAGCTTTATCGACATATCCATACAAGAATTAGATCACGCCCAAGACGTCATTACTCAATACCTCTCCCTTGCCAAGCCGCAGACGGAGGAATACGAGGTGTTCAGTCTGACTGACACCATGAATGAATCCGTTGACGTGATGTCTACGTATGCTGTGATGAATAGCATTAAAATACATAAACATATTGAAACAGAACTGATGATCAAAGGGATAAAAATTGAGATGAAGCAAGTACTCCTCAATCTTCTGAAAAATGCCATCGAGGCGGTAAAAGAAAATGGAAAAATCACTGCGGCAGCCACTGTACATAAAGACGGCAGGATCTTGATTGTCATTCAAGATAATGGAGCGGGCATGACTCCGGAACAACTCAAGGTATTGGGCAGACCTTATTACTCGACCAAGGAAAAAGGGACGGGACTTGGTTTGACCTTCTGCTATCAAATTGTCAAAAGGTTGAAGGGTGAAATACAGGTGGAAAGCGAGCAGGGAGTGGGGACAACGTTTAGGATTTATTTGCAGGGGTGA
- the vanR gene encoding vancomycin resistance response regulator transcription factor, VanR-F/VanR-M family encodes MKPLSILVADDEEEIADLIAIHLEKEGYHVTKASDGEEAVRVVETQVVDLLILDIMMPKMDGYEVTRRIRDQHNMPIIFLSAKTSDFDKVQGLVIGADDYMTKPFTPIELVARVNAQLRRFLKLNQPKTATERKAFVESGGLVISPDQRKVTLYGESIELTPKEFDILYLLASHPGKVFGVEHIFQQVWGDAYFEGGNTVMVHIRTLRKKLEEDKRKDKFIKTVWGVGYTFNG; translated from the coding sequence ATGAAACCTTTATCAATTTTAGTAGCTGATGATGAGGAGGAAATTGCGGATCTGATTGCCATCCATTTAGAAAAAGAAGGATACCACGTGACGAAAGCATCGGATGGTGAGGAGGCGGTTCGTGTGGTCGAGACTCAGGTTGTTGATTTGCTGATTTTGGATATCATGATGCCGAAAATGGATGGATATGAAGTCACCCGACGCATTCGGGATCAGCATAATATGCCAATCATCTTTTTGAGTGCCAAGACATCTGATTTCGATAAAGTTCAGGGCCTGGTCATTGGGGCAGATGATTATATGACGAAACCCTTCACCCCGATCGAATTGGTTGCTCGTGTAAATGCTCAACTCCGACGTTTTTTGAAGCTCAATCAACCTAAGACGGCTACAGAAAGGAAAGCCTTCGTGGAAAGTGGTGGATTGGTCATTTCCCCCGATCAGCGTAAAGTGACTCTATATGGTGAAAGCATCGAACTAACGCCTAAAGAGTTTGATATTTTGTACTTACTGGCGAGTCACCCGGGGAAAGTTTTCGGTGTGGAACATATTTTTCAGCAGGTGTGGGGGGATGCATACTTTGAAGGTGGGAATACGGTAATGGTCCATATCCGCACATTACGAAAAAAGCTTGAAGAGGATAAACGGAAAGATAAATTCATTAAAACAGTATGGGGCGTAGGGTATACATTCAATGGGTAA
- a CDS encoding HAMP domain-containing sensor histidine kinase, with product MGKILRGFRLKMILLLGLSMLLSAAITYLFFKVLQMYYYSNVNYGDSLGYFRIIIRNIGDFNVFLLVFILLSIFFFFLLTKPYSAYFNEISKGIHYLAQGDFKHRVQIVSNDEFSDLAESINLASEKLEQAIERGDFSESSKEQLVVNLAHDLRTPLTSVLGYLDLILKDENLTKEQVRHFLTIAFTKSQRLERLIDELFEITRMNYGILPIQKNHLNVSDLLNQLKEELYPVFEKNDLIARVNVTPQLPVLGDGELLARVFENLLTNSNRYGNDGQFVDINGFIDSGKVVIQIVNYGDPIPQNDLPHLFDMFYTGDKARTHQGGGTGIGLFIAKNIVEQHDGTITAESSIIRTIFEVRLPQDGESPNE from the coding sequence ATGGGTAAAATACTACGAGGCTTCCGTTTGAAAATGATCTTATTGCTGGGTCTAAGCATGTTGTTGTCTGCTGCTATTACATACCTATTCTTTAAAGTACTCCAAATGTATTATTATTCAAATGTGAATTATGGAGATTCATTAGGTTATTTTCGCATTATCATACGAAATATTGGAGACTTCAACGTCTTTTTACTAGTATTCATCCTGCTTTCGATTTTCTTCTTCTTTTTACTTACAAAACCCTACTCTGCCTATTTCAATGAGATTTCAAAGGGAATTCATTATCTCGCCCAGGGTGACTTCAAGCATCGGGTTCAAATCGTGTCGAATGATGAGTTTAGTGACCTTGCCGAGAGCATAAATCTCGCCAGTGAAAAATTGGAACAAGCTATCGAAAGAGGGGACTTCTCGGAAAGTAGTAAAGAGCAGTTAGTCGTCAATTTAGCTCATGATCTCCGTACACCCCTCACCTCCGTTTTAGGTTATTTGGATTTGATCCTTAAGGATGAGAATTTGACGAAAGAACAAGTCAGACATTTTTTAACGATTGCCTTTACGAAATCCCAGCGTTTAGAAAGACTGATTGATGAATTATTCGAAATAACGCGAATGAACTATGGCATATTGCCCATTCAAAAAAATCATCTAAATGTAAGTGATCTCCTTAATCAATTAAAGGAGGAATTGTATCCTGTCTTCGAGAAGAATGATTTGATCGCTAGAGTGAATGTGACTCCGCAACTACCTGTTTTGGGTGATGGAGAGCTGTTGGCACGCGTGTTTGAAAATCTTTTGACCAATTCGAATCGCTATGGTAACGATGGCCAGTTTGTGGATATTAATGGCTTTATTGATTCAGGGAAAGTGGTTATTCAGATTGTGAATTATGGAGATCCCATTCCTCAGAATGATCTGCCCCATCTCTTTGATATGTTCTATACCGGTGACAAAGCACGTACTCATCAAGGAGGCGGCACCGGGATCGGCCTCTTCATTGCCAAGAATATCGTGGAGCAGCATGATGGGACCATTACGGCCGAAAGCAGTATCATACGTACCATTTTTGAAGTGCGCTTGCCGCAGGATGGTGAAAGTCCGAATGAATGA